The Cervus elaphus chromosome 21, mCerEla1.1, whole genome shotgun sequence genome window below encodes:
- the DGAT1 gene encoding diacylglycerol O-acyltransferase 1 isoform X1, whose protein sequence is MGDRGGAGGSRRRRTGSRPSIQGGSGPAAAEEEVRDVGAGGDAPVRDTDKDGDVDVGSGHWDLRCHRLQDSLFSSDSGFSNYRGILNWCVVMLILSNARLFLENLIKYGILVDPIQVVSLFLKDPYSWPALCLVIVANIFAVAAFQVEKRLAVGALTEQAGLLLHGVNLATILCFPAAVAFLLESITPVGSVLALMVYTILFLKLFSYRDVNLWCRERRAGAKAKAALAGKKANGGAAQRTVSYPDNLTYRDLYYFLFAPTLCYELNFPRSPRIRKRFLLRRLLEMLFLTQLQVGLIQQWMVPAIQNSMKPFKDMDYSRIVERLLKLAVPNHLIWLIFFYWLFHSCLNAVAELMQFGDREFYRDWWNSESITYFWQNWNIPVHKWCLRHFYKPMLRRGSSKWAARTGVFLASAFFHEYLVSIPLRMFRLWAFTGMMAQIPLAWIVGRFFRGNYGNAAVWLSLIIGQPVAVLMYVHDYYVLNYEAPTAGA, encoded by the exons ATGGGCGACCGCGGCGGCGCGGGCGGCTCCCGGCGCCGGAGGACGGGGTCGCGGCCTTCGATCCAGGGCGGCAGTGGGCCCGCGGCAGCGGAAGAGGAGGTGCGGGATGTGGGCGCCGGAGGGGACGCGCCGGTTCGGGACACAGACAAGGACGGAGACGTAGACGTGGGCAGCGGCCACTGGGACCTGAG GTGTCACCGCCTGCAGGACTCCCTGTTCAGTTCTGATAGTGGCTTCAGCAACTACCGCGGCATCCTGAATTGGTGTGTGGTGATGCTG ATCTTAAGCAACGCACGGTTATTTCTAGAGAACCTCATCAA GTACGGCATCCTGGTGGACCCCATCCAGGTGGTGTCTCTGTTCTTGAAGGACCCTTACAGCTGGCCAGCCCTGTGCCTGGTCATTG TGGCCAATATCTTTGCCGTGGCTGCATTCCAGGTGGAGAAGCGCCTGGCTGTG ggagcccTGACGGAGCAGGCGGGGCTGCTGCTGCACGGGGTCAACCTGGCCACCATTCTCTGCTTCCCAGCGGCGGTGGCCTTCCTCCTCGAGTCCATCACTCCAG TGGGCTCCGTGCTGGCCCTGATGGTCTACACCATCCTCTTCCTCAAGCTGTTCTCCTACCGGGACGTCAATCTCTGGTGCCGAGAGCGCAGGGCTGGGGCCAAGGCCAAGGCTG CTTTGGCAGGTAAGAAGGCCAACGGGGGAGCTGCCCAGCGCACCGTGAGCTACCCCGACAACCTGACCTACCGCG ATCTCTACTACTTCCTCTTCGCCCCTACCCTGTGCTACGAGCTCAACTTCCCCCGCTCCCCCCGCATCCGAAAGCGCTTCCTGCTGCGGcgactcctggagatg CTGTTCCTCACCCAGCTCCAGGTGGGGCTGATCCAGCAG TGGATGGTCCCGGCCATCCAGAACTCCATGAAGCCCTTCAAG GACATGGACTACTCCCGCATCGTGGAGCGCCTCCTGAAACTGGCG GTCCCCAACCACCTCATCTGGCTCATCTTCTTCTACTGGCTCTTCCACTCCTGCCTGAACGCCGTGGCCGAGCTCATGCAGTTTGGAGACCGCGAGTTCTACCGGGACTGGTG gAACTCGGAGTCCATCACCTACTTCTGGCAGAATTGGAACATTCCTGTTCACAAGTGGTGCCTCAG ACACTTCTACAAGCCCATGCTCCGGCGGGGCAGCAGCAAGTGGGCAGCCAGGACAGGGGTGTTCTTGGCCTCTGCCTTCTTCCACGAG TACCTGGTGAGCATCCCCCTGCGCATGTTCCGCCTCTGGGCCTTCACTGGCATGATGGCACAG ATCCCGCTGGCCTGGATAGTGGGCCGCTTCTTCCGTGGGAACTATGGCAACGCGGCCGTGTGGCTATCACTCATCATCGGGCAGCCGGTGGCCGTCCTCATGTACGTCCACGACTACTACGTGCTCAACTACGAGGCCCCGACAGCCGGGGCCTGA
- the DGAT1 gene encoding diacylglycerol O-acyltransferase 1 isoform X2 has protein sequence MGDRGGAGGSRRRRTGSRPSIQGGSGPAAAEEEVRDVGAGGDAPVRDTDKDGDVDVGSGHWDLRCHRLQDSLFSSDSGFSNYRGILNWCVVMLILSNARLFLENLIKYGILVDPIQVVSLFLKDPYSWPALCLVIVANIFAVAAFQVEKRLAVGALTEQAGLLLHGVNLATILCFPAAVAFLLESITPVGSVLALMVYTILFLKLFSYRDVNLWCRERRAGAKAKAALADLYYFLFAPTLCYELNFPRSPRIRKRFLLRRLLEMLFLTQLQVGLIQQWMVPAIQNSMKPFKDMDYSRIVERLLKLAVPNHLIWLIFFYWLFHSCLNAVAELMQFGDREFYRDWWNSESITYFWQNWNIPVHKWCLRHFYKPMLRRGSSKWAARTGVFLASAFFHEYLVSIPLRMFRLWAFTGMMAQIPLAWIVGRFFRGNYGNAAVWLSLIIGQPVAVLMYVHDYYVLNYEAPTAGA, from the exons ATGGGCGACCGCGGCGGCGCGGGCGGCTCCCGGCGCCGGAGGACGGGGTCGCGGCCTTCGATCCAGGGCGGCAGTGGGCCCGCGGCAGCGGAAGAGGAGGTGCGGGATGTGGGCGCCGGAGGGGACGCGCCGGTTCGGGACACAGACAAGGACGGAGACGTAGACGTGGGCAGCGGCCACTGGGACCTGAG GTGTCACCGCCTGCAGGACTCCCTGTTCAGTTCTGATAGTGGCTTCAGCAACTACCGCGGCATCCTGAATTGGTGTGTGGTGATGCTG ATCTTAAGCAACGCACGGTTATTTCTAGAGAACCTCATCAA GTACGGCATCCTGGTGGACCCCATCCAGGTGGTGTCTCTGTTCTTGAAGGACCCTTACAGCTGGCCAGCCCTGTGCCTGGTCATTG TGGCCAATATCTTTGCCGTGGCTGCATTCCAGGTGGAGAAGCGCCTGGCTGTG ggagcccTGACGGAGCAGGCGGGGCTGCTGCTGCACGGGGTCAACCTGGCCACCATTCTCTGCTTCCCAGCGGCGGTGGCCTTCCTCCTCGAGTCCATCACTCCAG TGGGCTCCGTGCTGGCCCTGATGGTCTACACCATCCTCTTCCTCAAGCTGTTCTCCTACCGGGACGTCAATCTCTGGTGCCGAGAGCGCAGGGCTGGGGCCAAGGCCAAGGCTG CTTTGGCAG ATCTCTACTACTTCCTCTTCGCCCCTACCCTGTGCTACGAGCTCAACTTCCCCCGCTCCCCCCGCATCCGAAAGCGCTTCCTGCTGCGGcgactcctggagatg CTGTTCCTCACCCAGCTCCAGGTGGGGCTGATCCAGCAG TGGATGGTCCCGGCCATCCAGAACTCCATGAAGCCCTTCAAG GACATGGACTACTCCCGCATCGTGGAGCGCCTCCTGAAACTGGCG GTCCCCAACCACCTCATCTGGCTCATCTTCTTCTACTGGCTCTTCCACTCCTGCCTGAACGCCGTGGCCGAGCTCATGCAGTTTGGAGACCGCGAGTTCTACCGGGACTGGTG gAACTCGGAGTCCATCACCTACTTCTGGCAGAATTGGAACATTCCTGTTCACAAGTGGTGCCTCAG ACACTTCTACAAGCCCATGCTCCGGCGGGGCAGCAGCAAGTGGGCAGCCAGGACAGGGGTGTTCTTGGCCTCTGCCTTCTTCCACGAG TACCTGGTGAGCATCCCCCTGCGCATGTTCCGCCTCTGGGCCTTCACTGGCATGATGGCACAG ATCCCGCTGGCCTGGATAGTGGGCCGCTTCTTCCGTGGGAACTATGGCAACGCGGCCGTGTGGCTATCACTCATCATCGGGCAGCCGGTGGCCGTCCTCATGTACGTCCACGACTACTACGTGCTCAACTACGAGGCCCCGACAGCCGGGGCCTGA
- the HSF1 gene encoding heat shock factor protein 1 isoform X1, translated as MDLPVGPGAAGPSNVPAFLTKLWTLVSDPDTDALICWSPSGNSFHVLDQGQFAKEVLPKYFKHSNMASFVRQLNMYGFRKVVHIEQGGLVKPERDDTEFQHPCFLRGQEQLLENIKRKVTSAISVTAPPGTQVSTLRSEDIKIRQDSVTKLLTDVQLMKGKQESMDSKLLAMKHENEALWREVASLRQKHAQQQKVVNKLIQFLISLVQSNRILGVKRKIPLMLNDGGPAHPMPKYGRQYSLEHIHGPGPYPAPSPAYSGSSLYSPDAVASSGPIISDITELAPSSPVASAGRSVDERSLSSSPLVRVKEEPPSPPQSPRAEDASPGRPSSMVETPLSPTTLIDSILRESEPTPAVSTTPIADTGGHPPSPLPASAPEKCLSVACLDNLARTPKMSGVARLFPCPSSFLHGRVQPGTELSDHLDAMDSNLDNLQTMLTSHGFSVDTSTLLDLFSPSVTVPDMNLPDLDSSLASIQELLSPQEPPRPLEAEKSSPDSGKQLVHYTAQPLLLLDPGSVDVGSSDLPVLFELGEGSYFSEGDDYSDDPTISLLTGSEPPKAKDPTVS; from the exons AGCGGGAACAGCTTCCACGTGCTGGACCAGGGCCAGTTTGCCAAGGAGGTGCTGCCCAAGTACTTCAAGCACAGCAACATGGCTAGCTTCGTGCGGCAGCTCAACATGT ATGGCTTCCGGAAGGTGGTCCACATTGAGCAGGGTGGACTGGTCAAGCCGGAGAGGGACGACACCGAGTTCCAGCACCCGTGCTTCCTGCGAGGCCAGGAGCAGCTCCTTGAGAACATCAAGAGGAAAGTGACCAGC GCCATCTCAGTGACTGCTCCCCCGGGGACGCAGGTGTCCACCCTGCGGAGCGAGGACATAAAGATTCGCCAGGACAGCGTCACCAAGCTGCTGACGGATGTGCAGCTGATGAAGGGGAAGCAGGAGAGCATGGACTCCAAGCTGCTGGCCATGAAGCA CGAGAATGAGGCGCTGTGGCGAGAGGTGGCCAGCCTGAGGCAGAAGCATGCCCAGCAACAGAAAGTCGTCAACAAG CTCATCCAGTTCCTCATCTCGCTGGTGCAGTCAAACCGGATCCTAGGGGTGAAGAGAAAGAT ccccctgATGCTGAACGACGGTGGCCCTGCGCACCCCATGCCCAAGTACGGCCGGCAGTACTCGCTGGAGCACATCCATGGCCCAGGCCCCTACCCG GCCCCCTCTCCAGCCTACAGCGGCTCCAGCCTCTACTCGCCAGACGCTGTCGCCAGCTCCGGACCCATCATCTCCGACATCACCGAACTGGCCCCCAGCAGCCCTGTGGCCTCTGCGGGCAGGAGTGTAGACGAGAG GTCCCTGTCCAGCAGCCCCCTGGTTCGCGTCAAGGAGGAACCCCCAAGCCCGCCACAGAGCCCCCGGGCAGAGGATGCCAGCCCTGGCCGACCGTCCTCCATGGTGGAGACGCCCCTGTCCCCGACCACCCTCATTGACTCCATCCTCCGGGAGAGTGAGCCTACGCCCGCTGTCTCCACCACACCCATCGCGGACACTGGGGGCCACCCCCCCTCGCCCCTGCCCGCCTCGGCCCCCGAGAAGTGCCTCAGCGTTGCCTGCCTGGACAA TTTGGCTCGCACTCCAAAGATGTCTGGGGTCGCCCGCCTcttcccctgcccctcctcctttcTGCATGGCCGAGTCCAGCCAGG GACCGAGCTCAGCGACCACCTGGACGCCATGGACTCCAACCTGGACAACCTGCAGACCATGCTGACGAGCCACGGCTTCAGCGTGGACACCAGCACCCTGCTGGAC CTGTTCAGCCCCTCGGTGACGGTGCCCGACATGAACCTGCCCGACCTGGACAGCAGCCTGGCCAGT ATCCAGGAGCTCCTCTCTCCCCAGGAGCCTCCCAGACCTCTGGAGGCAGAGAAAAGCAGCCCAGACTCAG GGAAGCAGCTGGTGCACTACACCGCccagcccctgctgctgctggACCCGGGCTCCGTGGACGTGGGGAGCAGCGACCTGCCGGTGCTCTTCGAGCTGGGGGAGGGCTCCTACTTCTCCGAGGGAGACGACTACTCAGATGACCCCACCATCTCCCTGCTGACGGGCTCAGAGCCCCCCAAAGCCAAGGACCCCACTGTCTCCTAG
- the HSF1 gene encoding heat shock factor protein 1 isoform X2, with protein MDLPVGPGAAGPSNVPAFLTKLWTLVSDPDTDALICWSPSGNSFHVLDQGQFAKEVLPKYFKHSNMASFVRQLNMYGFRKVVHIEQGGLVKPERDDTEFQHPCFLRGQEQLLENIKRKVTSVSTLRSEDIKIRQDSVTKLLTDVQLMKGKQESMDSKLLAMKHENEALWREVASLRQKHAQQQKVVNKLIQFLISLVQSNRILGVKRKIPLMLNDGGPAHPMPKYGRQYSLEHIHGPGPYPAPSPAYSGSSLYSPDAVASSGPIISDITELAPSSPVASAGRSVDERSLSSSPLVRVKEEPPSPPQSPRAEDASPGRPSSMVETPLSPTTLIDSILRESEPTPAVSTTPIADTGGHPPSPLPASAPEKCLSVACLDNLARTPKMSGVARLFPCPSSFLHGRVQPGTELSDHLDAMDSNLDNLQTMLTSHGFSVDTSTLLDLFSPSVTVPDMNLPDLDSSLASIQELLSPQEPPRPLEAEKSSPDSGKQLVHYTAQPLLLLDPGSVDVGSSDLPVLFELGEGSYFSEGDDYSDDPTISLLTGSEPPKAKDPTVS; from the exons AGCGGGAACAGCTTCCACGTGCTGGACCAGGGCCAGTTTGCCAAGGAGGTGCTGCCCAAGTACTTCAAGCACAGCAACATGGCTAGCTTCGTGCGGCAGCTCAACATGT ATGGCTTCCGGAAGGTGGTCCACATTGAGCAGGGTGGACTGGTCAAGCCGGAGAGGGACGACACCGAGTTCCAGCACCCGTGCTTCCTGCGAGGCCAGGAGCAGCTCCTTGAGAACATCAAGAGGAAAGTGACCAGC GTGTCCACCCTGCGGAGCGAGGACATAAAGATTCGCCAGGACAGCGTCACCAAGCTGCTGACGGATGTGCAGCTGATGAAGGGGAAGCAGGAGAGCATGGACTCCAAGCTGCTGGCCATGAAGCA CGAGAATGAGGCGCTGTGGCGAGAGGTGGCCAGCCTGAGGCAGAAGCATGCCCAGCAACAGAAAGTCGTCAACAAG CTCATCCAGTTCCTCATCTCGCTGGTGCAGTCAAACCGGATCCTAGGGGTGAAGAGAAAGAT ccccctgATGCTGAACGACGGTGGCCCTGCGCACCCCATGCCCAAGTACGGCCGGCAGTACTCGCTGGAGCACATCCATGGCCCAGGCCCCTACCCG GCCCCCTCTCCAGCCTACAGCGGCTCCAGCCTCTACTCGCCAGACGCTGTCGCCAGCTCCGGACCCATCATCTCCGACATCACCGAACTGGCCCCCAGCAGCCCTGTGGCCTCTGCGGGCAGGAGTGTAGACGAGAG GTCCCTGTCCAGCAGCCCCCTGGTTCGCGTCAAGGAGGAACCCCCAAGCCCGCCACAGAGCCCCCGGGCAGAGGATGCCAGCCCTGGCCGACCGTCCTCCATGGTGGAGACGCCCCTGTCCCCGACCACCCTCATTGACTCCATCCTCCGGGAGAGTGAGCCTACGCCCGCTGTCTCCACCACACCCATCGCGGACACTGGGGGCCACCCCCCCTCGCCCCTGCCCGCCTCGGCCCCCGAGAAGTGCCTCAGCGTTGCCTGCCTGGACAA TTTGGCTCGCACTCCAAAGATGTCTGGGGTCGCCCGCCTcttcccctgcccctcctcctttcTGCATGGCCGAGTCCAGCCAGG GACCGAGCTCAGCGACCACCTGGACGCCATGGACTCCAACCTGGACAACCTGCAGACCATGCTGACGAGCCACGGCTTCAGCGTGGACACCAGCACCCTGCTGGAC CTGTTCAGCCCCTCGGTGACGGTGCCCGACATGAACCTGCCCGACCTGGACAGCAGCCTGGCCAGT ATCCAGGAGCTCCTCTCTCCCCAGGAGCCTCCCAGACCTCTGGAGGCAGAGAAAAGCAGCCCAGACTCAG GGAAGCAGCTGGTGCACTACACCGCccagcccctgctgctgctggACCCGGGCTCCGTGGACGTGGGGAGCAGCGACCTGCCGGTGCTCTTCGAGCTGGGGGAGGGCTCCTACTTCTCCGAGGGAGACGACTACTCAGATGACCCCACCATCTCCCTGCTGACGGGCTCAGAGCCCCCCAAAGCCAAGGACCCCACTGTCTCCTAG
- the HSF1 gene encoding heat shock factor protein 1 isoform X4, which translates to MDLPVGPGAAGPSNVPAFLTKLWTLVSDPDTDALICWSPSGNSFHVLDQGQFAKEVLPKYFKHSNMASFVRQLNMYGFRKVVHIEQGGLVKPERDDTEFQHPCFLRGQEQLLENIKRKVTSVSTLRSEDIKIRQDSVTKLLTDVQLMKGKQESMDSKLLAMKHENEALWREVASLRQKHAQQQKVVNKLIQFLISLVQSNRILGVKRKIPLMLNDGGPAHPMPKYGRQYSLEHIHGPGPYPAPSPAYSGSSLYSPDAVASSGPIISDITELAPSSPVASAGRSVDERSLSSSPLVRVKEEPPSPPQSPRAEDASPGRPSSMVETPLSPTTLIDSILRESEPTPAVSTTPIADTGGHPPSPLPASAPEKCLSVACLDKTELSDHLDAMDSNLDNLQTMLTSHGFSVDTSTLLDLFSPSVTVPDMNLPDLDSSLASIQELLSPQEPPRPLEAEKSSPDSGKQLVHYTAQPLLLLDPGSVDVGSSDLPVLFELGEGSYFSEGDDYSDDPTISLLTGSEPPKAKDPTVS; encoded by the exons AGCGGGAACAGCTTCCACGTGCTGGACCAGGGCCAGTTTGCCAAGGAGGTGCTGCCCAAGTACTTCAAGCACAGCAACATGGCTAGCTTCGTGCGGCAGCTCAACATGT ATGGCTTCCGGAAGGTGGTCCACATTGAGCAGGGTGGACTGGTCAAGCCGGAGAGGGACGACACCGAGTTCCAGCACCCGTGCTTCCTGCGAGGCCAGGAGCAGCTCCTTGAGAACATCAAGAGGAAAGTGACCAGC GTGTCCACCCTGCGGAGCGAGGACATAAAGATTCGCCAGGACAGCGTCACCAAGCTGCTGACGGATGTGCAGCTGATGAAGGGGAAGCAGGAGAGCATGGACTCCAAGCTGCTGGCCATGAAGCA CGAGAATGAGGCGCTGTGGCGAGAGGTGGCCAGCCTGAGGCAGAAGCATGCCCAGCAACAGAAAGTCGTCAACAAG CTCATCCAGTTCCTCATCTCGCTGGTGCAGTCAAACCGGATCCTAGGGGTGAAGAGAAAGAT ccccctgATGCTGAACGACGGTGGCCCTGCGCACCCCATGCCCAAGTACGGCCGGCAGTACTCGCTGGAGCACATCCATGGCCCAGGCCCCTACCCG GCCCCCTCTCCAGCCTACAGCGGCTCCAGCCTCTACTCGCCAGACGCTGTCGCCAGCTCCGGACCCATCATCTCCGACATCACCGAACTGGCCCCCAGCAGCCCTGTGGCCTCTGCGGGCAGGAGTGTAGACGAGAG GTCCCTGTCCAGCAGCCCCCTGGTTCGCGTCAAGGAGGAACCCCCAAGCCCGCCACAGAGCCCCCGGGCAGAGGATGCCAGCCCTGGCCGACCGTCCTCCATGGTGGAGACGCCCCTGTCCCCGACCACCCTCATTGACTCCATCCTCCGGGAGAGTGAGCCTACGCCCGCTGTCTCCACCACACCCATCGCGGACACTGGGGGCCACCCCCCCTCGCCCCTGCCCGCCTCGGCCCCCGAGAAGTGCCTCAGCGTTGCCTGCCTGGACAA GACCGAGCTCAGCGACCACCTGGACGCCATGGACTCCAACCTGGACAACCTGCAGACCATGCTGACGAGCCACGGCTTCAGCGTGGACACCAGCACCCTGCTGGAC CTGTTCAGCCCCTCGGTGACGGTGCCCGACATGAACCTGCCCGACCTGGACAGCAGCCTGGCCAGT ATCCAGGAGCTCCTCTCTCCCCAGGAGCCTCCCAGACCTCTGGAGGCAGAGAAAAGCAGCCCAGACTCAG GGAAGCAGCTGGTGCACTACACCGCccagcccctgctgctgctggACCCGGGCTCCGTGGACGTGGGGAGCAGCGACCTGCCGGTGCTCTTCGAGCTGGGGGAGGGCTCCTACTTCTCCGAGGGAGACGACTACTCAGATGACCCCACCATCTCCCTGCTGACGGGCTCAGAGCCCCCCAAAGCCAAGGACCCCACTGTCTCCTAG
- the HSF1 gene encoding heat shock factor protein 1 isoform X3: MDLPVGPGAAGPSNVPAFLTKLWTLVSDPDTDALICWSPSGNSFHVLDQGQFAKEVLPKYFKHSNMASFVRQLNMYGFRKVVHIEQGGLVKPERDDTEFQHPCFLRGQEQLLENIKRKVTSAISVTAPPGTQVSTLRSEDIKIRQDSVTKLLTDVQLMKGKQESMDSKLLAMKHENEALWREVASLRQKHAQQQKVVNKLIQFLISLVQSNRILGVKRKIPLMLNDGGPAHPMPKYGRQYSLEHIHGPGPYPAPSPAYSGSSLYSPDAVASSGPIISDITELAPSSPVASAGRSVDERSLSSSPLVRVKEEPPSPPQSPRAEDASPGRPSSMVETPLSPTTLIDSILRESEPTPAVSTTPIADTGGHPPSPLPASAPEKCLSVACLDKTELSDHLDAMDSNLDNLQTMLTSHGFSVDTSTLLDLFSPSVTVPDMNLPDLDSSLASIQELLSPQEPPRPLEAEKSSPDSGKQLVHYTAQPLLLLDPGSVDVGSSDLPVLFELGEGSYFSEGDDYSDDPTISLLTGSEPPKAKDPTVS; this comes from the exons AGCGGGAACAGCTTCCACGTGCTGGACCAGGGCCAGTTTGCCAAGGAGGTGCTGCCCAAGTACTTCAAGCACAGCAACATGGCTAGCTTCGTGCGGCAGCTCAACATGT ATGGCTTCCGGAAGGTGGTCCACATTGAGCAGGGTGGACTGGTCAAGCCGGAGAGGGACGACACCGAGTTCCAGCACCCGTGCTTCCTGCGAGGCCAGGAGCAGCTCCTTGAGAACATCAAGAGGAAAGTGACCAGC GCCATCTCAGTGACTGCTCCCCCGGGGACGCAGGTGTCCACCCTGCGGAGCGAGGACATAAAGATTCGCCAGGACAGCGTCACCAAGCTGCTGACGGATGTGCAGCTGATGAAGGGGAAGCAGGAGAGCATGGACTCCAAGCTGCTGGCCATGAAGCA CGAGAATGAGGCGCTGTGGCGAGAGGTGGCCAGCCTGAGGCAGAAGCATGCCCAGCAACAGAAAGTCGTCAACAAG CTCATCCAGTTCCTCATCTCGCTGGTGCAGTCAAACCGGATCCTAGGGGTGAAGAGAAAGAT ccccctgATGCTGAACGACGGTGGCCCTGCGCACCCCATGCCCAAGTACGGCCGGCAGTACTCGCTGGAGCACATCCATGGCCCAGGCCCCTACCCG GCCCCCTCTCCAGCCTACAGCGGCTCCAGCCTCTACTCGCCAGACGCTGTCGCCAGCTCCGGACCCATCATCTCCGACATCACCGAACTGGCCCCCAGCAGCCCTGTGGCCTCTGCGGGCAGGAGTGTAGACGAGAG GTCCCTGTCCAGCAGCCCCCTGGTTCGCGTCAAGGAGGAACCCCCAAGCCCGCCACAGAGCCCCCGGGCAGAGGATGCCAGCCCTGGCCGACCGTCCTCCATGGTGGAGACGCCCCTGTCCCCGACCACCCTCATTGACTCCATCCTCCGGGAGAGTGAGCCTACGCCCGCTGTCTCCACCACACCCATCGCGGACACTGGGGGCCACCCCCCCTCGCCCCTGCCCGCCTCGGCCCCCGAGAAGTGCCTCAGCGTTGCCTGCCTGGACAA GACCGAGCTCAGCGACCACCTGGACGCCATGGACTCCAACCTGGACAACCTGCAGACCATGCTGACGAGCCACGGCTTCAGCGTGGACACCAGCACCCTGCTGGAC CTGTTCAGCCCCTCGGTGACGGTGCCCGACATGAACCTGCCCGACCTGGACAGCAGCCTGGCCAGT ATCCAGGAGCTCCTCTCTCCCCAGGAGCCTCCCAGACCTCTGGAGGCAGAGAAAAGCAGCCCAGACTCAG GGAAGCAGCTGGTGCACTACACCGCccagcccctgctgctgctggACCCGGGCTCCGTGGACGTGGGGAGCAGCGACCTGCCGGTGCTCTTCGAGCTGGGGGAGGGCTCCTACTTCTCCGAGGGAGACGACTACTCAGATGACCCCACCATCTCCCTGCTGACGGGCTCAGAGCCCCCCAAAGCCAAGGACCCCACTGTCTCCTAG